The region TCTTTCAGCTTCTTCAAGTACTTTTCTCATCTTGATCAGATATCTTCTGAGTCTCTCTCTAGGATTCCTGCTGATCTCCTCACCCATGATCGTAAACCTCTTAGACACTCCTGAGATATTATCTAGCGTAAGAAGTTATATTGTAATAGGAGAATTCTTTAAAGCTGGATAAATAACTTAGTTTTGGAGTGCCTGAAATGACATTCAAAGAAGGGGATTTTCTACTAGTAGACTACTCGGTATTCGTAAGAGACACGAATGAGCTTATAGAGACAACTAGAGAGGAAGAGGCTAAGGAGAGAGGCATATATAGAGAGGGCGAGATCTATAGACCTAAGCTCATTATAATTGGCGAGGGTAGAGTGGTTAAAGGCTTCGAAGAAGCTCTGATAAACTCTGAAATAGGAGTTGATAACGAGATAGTCATAGAACCTCTCAAAGCATATGGAGAGAGAGATCCTGATAAGGTGAAGATTTATAGTCTAAGAGAACTTGCTAGAAACAACATAATTCCTGAGGTTGGAAAAGTAGTAGAGGTGGGAGGCTCTCTAGGAATTGTGAGGAGCATATCCGGAGGAAGAGTTGTGATAGATTTCAACCATCCGCTAGCGGGTAAGACTCTTCTCGTAAAATATAAGATAGTTAAAAAGATAGAGGATATCTCAGAAAAGATAAAACAACTCATAATGAGAAGATTCACGAAAATCCCTGAAGATAGAATAGTTATAAGAGTAAGTGAAGAAGAAGCAAAAGCAGAGATCGACACACCAGAAGAAATATTGTTTGCAGAAGATCTTCAGATAGCGAAGTCGGTTATCGCAGGAGACATATTCAAACATTTACCACAGATAAAACATGTTGTATTTATAGACCACTTCTTCAAGAAATCATGAGTAGAAGTCCTTTTAGATGAATATAAAGATCTTTCACTACCTACTACAAAAGCTTTTGGGTTTAATGATTGTTTATATTAGCTTTATCATTTTTCTGCTACAGGCATCATCTAGATCTTTTCTCTCGTTTCATGAGATGTAGAAGTACTCTGGTTTTCACATTGAAACTAGAATGAGCTAAACCTAGTTATAAGAATTCAGATCTTTCTTTTTGGTGTTATGTTTTTAGGTCTCAAGTTATAACTCTTACACCTTCTACACTTAATAGCTGTAGGCGGATTTATAGCTCCACATCTTCTACAGATCTTCTTCTTAAGACTTCTCTCTATAACTATTGAAGCTAGCTCTGGTGATACAGGCATGTTTCTCACGACCTTTAATCTCTTATGATTAGTGATTAATAAAGCTATATCCTCTCTAACATATTTTAAGCATTTTCACAAGCCTGGAAGAAGTGCTCAGGCTTGCATCCTACTATTCTCTCAATCATCAGAGAATTTTTAATAAGATCTAATATAATCAAACTAAAAATTTTAAAGCACTCGAGAGGGTTAAGAAGAATTATGTGATACCCTCTGGAGTAGGTGATTGTTTTTAAAGGTTTTCGCTAAAGATTCAGAGATCTATCTTTTTGCTTTTTAGCTGCTTATCAAGATTCTACAGGTTCTTATATGGTGTTTTAGCATCATATTAGAGGGTGTGTTTCTATGAGAAGTCTCGCAAGGATTTTTATATTGATCTACATAGCAATTGTTGTAGGAATCTACTTCTATCAATTTCTTAACATGGTACTGTACGAGGTCTTAGGATCTTATCCAGCTGAGCAAGCCAGATTACTCTCTATGCTACTTGCATCAATTCCTCCCTCAATACTAGCAACAATAGCTCTGAGAATGATTATAGGAGAGATATGGAACGCCATCAGCAATCTTCAGGCGAGTAGTAACAGAATCAATAACATGATTGATGCATACGCACTAGTTATGAAGAGATACGAACAAGACCTAGGAGATATAAGAGAAGCGCTGGAAAATATCAGAAGAAGAGAGAGCGAGATAGGTTTGAGACTTAGCGCTCTTGAGAAGATAACCTCTACACTCGTAGAACTTTATACAGAGCAAAGATCTTCTGGAAAAGGCTAGCTATATAGATTGTCTGCTACTTCTCTCCCTAAGCTTTCTAGCTAGTTCTTCGGCTATCTGATCCAGTGTCTTGCCTCTTACATCTATCCCCTCCTTTATGGCTGCAGCAACTATAGGATGAGAATAATCTAGCTGAGTCTCAGGCTGTGGGATTGTAGGTTGCTGAGGCGGGGCAGGAGCAGAAC is a window of Sulfolobales archaeon DNA encoding:
- a CDS encoding FKBP-type peptidyl-prolyl cis-trans isomerase, yielding MTFKEGDFLLVDYSVFVRDTNELIETTREEEAKERGIYREGEIYRPKLIIIGEGRVVKGFEEALINSEIGVDNEIVIEPLKAYGERDPDKVKIYSLRELARNNIIPEVGKVVEVGGSLGIVRSISGGRVVIDFNHPLAGKTLLVKYKIVKKIEDISEKIKQLIMRRFTKIPEDRIVIRVSEEEAKAEIDTPEEILFAEDLQIAKSVIAGDIFKHLPQIKHVVFIDHFFKKS
- a CDS encoding 50S ribosomal protein L40e translates to MPVSPELASIVIERSLKKKICRRCGAINPPTAIKCRRCKSYNLRPKNITPKRKI
- a CDS encoding twin-arginine translocase TatA/TatE family subunit, producing the protein MVSLSDPLLWLGILVLILLLGPSKLPQLARATAEALREWRRAFEEGGRPQQSSAPAPPQQPTIPQPETQLDYSHPIVAAAIKEGIDVRGKTLDQIAEELARKLRERSSRQSI